The sequence GGTCGAGATCCGTCTCGGCCTGCTGCAGAGCGGCGCGGGCGGCCTGGACCTGGGCCAGGTTCTGGGCCTTGGCCGAGGCCAGCGACTGGGCTGAACGCTGCTCGGCCTCCAGGCTGGCCTTGGCCTGAGCGACGTTGGCCGCGGTCTGCTGCGCCTGGCTGCGGGCTGACTGCAGGCCCTGATCCGAGACGAAGCCCTGCTCGGCCAGCCGGCCATAACGCTTCATGTCGAGATCGGCCGTGCGGGCGCCGGCCTCGGCGCTTGTCACACCCGCCGCCCGCTCGGCGATCATCGAGGTCTCCAGCGCCGCCTTGTCGTCGACGCTCTTCACCGCCGCCTCGGCCGCCGCCAGATTGGCCTTGGCCTGGGCAACCCGGTCCTGGAAGTCGGTGGGGTCGAGCCGCACCAGAACCTGGCCGGGCGTCACCGGCTGGTTATCGGTGACCAGGACCTCGGCCACGTGGTCGGCGATCAGGCTGGAGACCGGGGCCGTATCGGCCTCGACGAAGGCGTTGTCCGTGCTCTCGTATTTCTGCCGATCGGCCCACCAGAGGCCGCCGCCGATCAAAAGCGCCAACGCCACGACGCCGCCCGCGAGCAGCGGGATGAGCCTACTCTTCGGCATAAGCCGAACCCCCATGAACCTTGAAAATCGTCCGGACTGAAATCGCTTTCCGGATTATTTGGACAATATCGTCCAAGTTTCAAGGAAAAAGGGCTCGGCTCATACGGCCTCAGTCAGCGCGGCGGCATCCGGATGGCCCCGTCCAGGCGAACCACCTGGCCGTTGAAGTAGCCGTTGCGCAGCATGGTCAGGGCCAGGTCCGCGAACTCCTCGGGATGGCCCAGGCGGCGCGGAAACGGCACCGAGGCGTTGAGGCTCTGCCAGATCTGCGGCGCCCGCTCGCGCACGGACAGCATCGGCGGGGTGGCCATGATGCCCGGCAGGATGGTGTTGACCCGGATGCCCTCGCTGGACAGGTCGCGGGCGATGGTCAGGGTCATGCCGGCTATGGCCGCCTTGGCCGCAGAATAGGCCACCTGGCCGATCTGGCCATCCTGGGCGGCGACCGAACCGGTGTTGACGATCGCGCCGCGATCACCGTCCTCGCTGAGCGGATCCAGGGTCAGCATGCCCGCCGCCGCCGCGGTGATGCAGCGGAAGGTGCCCACGGTGTTGAGACCGAGCGTCCACTCGAAATCCTCGGTCTTGTGGCGGACGATGGCCCCGGTCTCCTTGTTGCGCGAGACGGTCTTGCCGCCTGGCCGGCCGCCGCCGGCGCAGTTGACCAGCACCCGCTCCTGGCCGTGCGCGGCGCGGGCCTTGGCGAAGCCGGCGTCGACCGAGGCTTCATCCATCACGTCGACCTGGCAGAACAGGGCGCCGATCTCGGCCGCCTTGCGCTCGCCGGTCTCGGGGTTCTTGTCGAAAATGGCGACCTTGACGCCCAAGGCGCGCAAAGCGGTGGCGGTGGCCGCGCCGAGACCTGAGGCGCCGCCGGTGACGACGGCCGAAAGCGAGGAATCGAGGTTCATGCAATCAGTCTCCCTGTGAATTGAGCGATCGGTCTGCGCCGATCTTGCTCAGCCGCCCGTCAGAGCGACTGGCCGTCGTCGATATTGAACAGCGACCCGGTGGTTCCGGACGAGGCGTCCGCGCCGAGGTAGAGCAGGATGGGGTCGAGATCACCTTCGCTCATCAGGCGGCGGCGGGGAAAGGTGGTGATCTGCTTCTGGCCGCCCTCGGAGTGGAACCAGTCGCTATTGAGTTCGGTCTCCAGATACCCAGGGCAGATCACGTTGACGTTGATCCCCTGGTTGGCCCATTCGCGCGCCAGGCTGCGCCCCATCATCGCCACCGCCGCCTTGGAGGTGCAGTAGGCGGTCAGGCCGGGCAGCACCTTGTGCGCCCCCATCGACGCCACCAGGACGATCCGGCCGCGGCGGCTCTGCTTGGAGCCGGCCTTCATCATCCGCCGGGCCCCTTCGCGTGCGGTCAGGAACACGCCGCGCACATTGATCGCCATGATCTGGTCAAACGCTTCCACCGGCAGGTCGACCGCCAGGCCCTCGATGCTCATGCCGGCGTTGGCGTAGACCGTGTCGACCGGGCCGAAGGCGGCTTCCGCCGCATTGTAGCCGGCGCTCACCGAGGCCTCGACCGCCACGTCCATAGCCACAGCAAGAGCATCGCCGCCCGCCGCCTTGATCTCGGCCACCAGGCTCTCCAGCCGATCGGTGCGCCGAGCCGCGACGACGACCTTGGCCCCTGCCCTGGCCAGGTCCAGGGCCAGGCGATGGCCGATGCCGGACGAGGCGCCGGTGACCAGGGCCACGCGGCCGGTCAGGTCGAATGGGGTTGAGGTCATAGGGTCGCTCCAGGGCCGTCGCGGGCGTCTGGCGCAGGGTTAGCAACCCCCAATCTGGCCGCAAAGCCGCCGTCGCAGGGTCAACCGCGATGAATCGAGGACACCTGGGCTGCCGCCACGTTGACGAACCGCAACGTTTGGCGTCCCATAACAACGCTCGGCGATCGGCAGGATCCGGATTTGCTTAAATAAGAGCGCGCTCGAGCAACGACATCCGGGGGGACCGGGGAATGTCAGACATCTATGATGCGATCGTGGTCGGCGGCGGGCCGGCGGGATCGGCGATGGGATGGTCGCTGGCGCGTCACGGCGTCAAGGTCGCGATCCTTGAGCGCGCTGTCTTTCCTCGCGAAAAGGTGTGCGGCGACTTCGTCGAACCGGCGGGGCTGCGCATCCTCAAGGCCATGGGCTGCGAACCTGCGCTGGATGCCCCTGCGCGCCTGCCCATAACCACCAACCGGGTCTATTTCGGCCCCCGCCTCGCCTACCGCGGCGACATTCCCTACTACGAGGGCGGAAACGGCCTGCCGCAGCATGGCTACATCATTCCCC is a genomic window of Phenylobacterium montanum containing:
- a CDS encoding HlyD family secretion protein, which encodes MPKSRLIPLLAGGVVALALLIGGGLWWADRQKYESTDNAFVEADTAPVSSLIADHVAEVLVTDNQPVTPGQVLVRLDPTDFQDRVAQAKANLAAAEAAVKSVDDKAALETSMIAERAAGVTSAEAGARTADLDMKRYGRLAEQGFVSDQGLQSARSQAQQTAANVAQAKASLEAEQRSAQSLASAKAQNLAQVQAARAALQQAETDLDRTVIRAPIQGVVGARSVRAGQYVQPGVTLLAVVPLGKTYVVANFKETQVARMRVGQPVQIRADAFDQPIRGRIDSFAPATGQEFALIPVENAVGNFTKITQRVPVKIAVEPGTRLASGLRPGLSVVVKVDVTGRTGASFADLGAPQVQVARQGTER
- a CDS encoding SDR family NAD(P)-dependent oxidoreductase, whose product is MNLDSSLSAVVTGGASGLGAATATALRALGVKVAIFDKNPETGERKAAEIGALFCQVDVMDEASVDAGFAKARAAHGQERVLVNCAGGGRPGGKTVSRNKETGAIVRHKTEDFEWTLGLNTVGTFRCITAAAAGMLTLDPLSEDGDRGAIVNTGSVAAQDGQIGQVAYSAAKAAIAGMTLTIARDLSSEGIRVNTILPGIMATPPMLSVRERAPQIWQSLNASVPFPRRLGHPEEFADLALTMLRNGYFNGQVVRLDGAIRMPPR
- a CDS encoding SDR family NAD(P)-dependent oxidoreductase — translated: MTSTPFDLTGRVALVTGASSGIGHRLALDLARAGAKVVVAARRTDRLESLVAEIKAAGGDALAVAMDVAVEASVSAGYNAAEAAFGPVDTVYANAGMSIEGLAVDLPVEAFDQIMAINVRGVFLTAREGARRMMKAGSKQSRRGRIVLVASMGAHKVLPGLTAYCTSKAAVAMMGRSLAREWANQGINVNVICPGYLETELNSDWFHSEGGQKQITTFPRRRLMSEGDLDPILLYLGADASSGTTGSLFNIDDGQSL